A single genomic interval of Spinacia oleracea cultivar Varoflay chromosome 6, BTI_SOV_V1, whole genome shotgun sequence harbors:
- the LOC110785808 gene encoding uncharacterized protein: MKALSCVLKILLARMCRVQVNLHNEQVTSLHYITRDVILVAAGLSRIYDRDQGEKAVDPAVLGYQLNGEGVLVRCPPYDFKAQNPRQPKLEDHKFSDHALVHLEDVRADPWDSQNPGEDVPRRTVLPELVTTSDPVTLISSFILFRLRLCGLLWSRF, encoded by the exons atgaaggccctttcgtgtgtgttgaagatcttgttaGCTCGAATGTGTCGTGTCCAAGTTAACCTGCACAATGAACAAGTTACTAGCCTGCACTATATCACACGGGATGTCATCCTCGTTGCTGCTGGTCTCAGTAGGATATATGACAGGG ATCAAGGCGAGAAAGCTGTTGACCCTGCGGTGCTCGGCTACCAGCTCAACGGCGAAGGGGTTCTCGTTCGCTGCCCTCCCTACGATTTCAAAGCGCAGAATCCTCGGCAGCCGAAGCTCGAGGATCACAAGTTCTCGGATCACGCTCTTGTACATCTGGAAGACGTTCGAGCCGACCCTTGGGATTCTCAGAACCCTGGAGAGGATGTTCCGAGGCGGACAGTGCTTCCTGAATTGGTAACTACCTCTGATCCGGTAACGCTGATTAGTTCGTTCATTTTGTTTAGACTTCGGCTCTGTGGACTCTTGTGGTCTCGATTTTGA